A region of Oncorhynchus kisutch isolate 150728-3 linkage group LG29, Okis_V2, whole genome shotgun sequence DNA encodes the following proteins:
- the frmd8 gene encoding FERM domain-containing protein 8 isoform X2, with product MEGDECGRFPPEPSEGKSQRGSVASSVTRAQDVLVYLVGDSAVHLCVEGVGCVSVQELGHSVREALHIPDSAMDVFAFWLCSPLLELQLKPKHQPYKLCRQWQDLLYRFTEASEEDISQDEPSLQYRRNVFYPKSKELQIEDEGVLRLLYDEARVNILAGRFPCDPETWMGLGALSFALELGIGLDDQKATAALREKKLISFLPVHVSGGGGGLFSTLRGKGGRQAGLEHNLLEEYRKISTSGSTPLEPTQRLRQYLSTCHSLPYYGCAFFSGEIDKPAQGILYRAGRKAVNVGISLEGVYVIDVKEKHVLLGLRFSELSWDHSYPEGEGDSHILWLEFDGEEAGTPVNKLLKIYSKQAELMSGLIEFCVELRSAAEGGTTTETDGAVGPSHQPAGQAGGSGGEGNGRRGKLRRQNSVVCSRVHTLNTISYVDNGKEIKRLKPKRAASFFTRQAQPPTYSAVQVQESLEQQ from the exons ATGGAAGGAGATGAGTGTGGGAGGTTTCCTCCAGAACCATCGGAGGGTAAATCACAGAGGGGAAGTGTGGCCTCCTCAGTCACCCGCG CTCAAGATGTGCTTGTGTACCTGGTGGGTGACAGTGCTGTACACCTGTGTGTGGAAGGGGTTGGCTGTGTGAGTGTCCAGGAGCTAGGCCACAGTGTCAGGGAGGCTCTCCACATTCCTGATTCGGCAATGGATGTCTTTGCCTTctggctctgctctcctctgctcg aaCTGCAGTTAAAGCCGAAGCATCAGCCTTACAAACTGTGCCGCCAGTGGCAGGACCTTCTGTATCGCTTCACTGAGGCCTCGGAGGAAGACATATCTCAAG ATGAGCCGAGCCTGCAGTACAGAAGGAATGTGTTTTATCCCAAGTCTAAAGAGCTGCAG ATTGAAGACGAGGGGGTGTTGAGACTCCTTTATGATGAGGCACGGGTTAACATCCTCGCGGGCCGCTTCCCCTGTGACCCTGAGACTTGGATGGGTTTGGGCGCACTGTCTTTTGCTCTGGAGCTGGGAATTGGTCTGGATGACCAGAAAGCCACTGCTGCTTTAAG GGAGAAGAAGCTGATATCCTTCCTGCCTGTACATGTTTCAGGGGGAGGTGGGGGGCTGTTCTCTACCCTGAGGGGGAAAGGGGGCCGTCAGGCAGGGCTAGAGCATAACCTTTTGGAGGAATATCGCAAGATCAGCACCTCAGGCAGCACCCCCCTGGAGCCCACTCAGCGTTTACGCCAGTACCTCAGCACATGCCACTCTCTGCCTTACTACGG GTGTGCTTTTTTCTCGGGGGAGATCGACAAGCCAGCCCAGGGTATTCTTTATAGAGCAGGACGGAAAGCTGTCAATGTGGGGATCAGTCTGGAGGGGGTGTATGTAATAGACGTCAAAGAGAAG CACGTGCTCCTGGGCCTGCGCTTCAGTGAGCTGTCTTGGGACCACAGCTACCCTGAAGGGGAGGGTGACTCACACATCCTGTGGCTCGAATTTGATGGGGAGGAGGCTGGCACCCCTGTCAACAAGTTACTGAAGATCTACTCAAAACAA GCAGAGCTTATGAGCGGCCTTATCGAGTTCTGTGTGGAGCTACGTTCTGCAGCCGAAGGCGGGACGACCACGGAAACAGACGGCGCTGTCGGTCCATCCCATCAGCCTGCTGGACAGGCGGGGGGCAGTGGTGGAGAAGGGAACGGTCGCCGTGGCAAACTGCGTAGGCAGAACAGTGTGGTCTGCAGTCGGGTCCATACACTGAACACCATCAGCTATGTGGACAACG GTAAAGAAATCAAACGTCTGAAACCAAAGCGGGCTGCTTCCTTCTTCACCAGGCAGGCACAGCCACCAACATATTCCGCAGTACAGGTGCAAGAGAGTTTGGAGCAACAGTGA
- the frmd8 gene encoding FERM domain-containing protein 8 isoform X1 yields MSVGGFLQNHRRVNHRGEVWPPQSPAVSFLLSFSLVFTIFNIVLYLCVFSYLEDPRLCFALMLVLCRLPSVCSPAAQDVLVYLVGDSAVHLCVEGVGCVSVQELGHSVREALHIPDSAMDVFAFWLCSPLLELQLKPKHQPYKLCRQWQDLLYRFTEASEEDISQDEPSLQYRRNVFYPKSKELQIEDEGVLRLLYDEARVNILAGRFPCDPETWMGLGALSFALELGIGLDDQKATAALREKKLISFLPVHVSGGGGGLFSTLRGKGGRQAGLEHNLLEEYRKISTSGSTPLEPTQRLRQYLSTCHSLPYYGCAFFSGEIDKPAQGILYRAGRKAVNVGISLEGVYVIDVKEKHVLLGLRFSELSWDHSYPEGEGDSHILWLEFDGEEAGTPVNKLLKIYSKQAELMSGLIEFCVELRSAAEGGTTTETDGAVGPSHQPAGQAGGSGGEGNGRRGKLRRQNSVVCSRVHTLNTISYVDNGKEIKRLKPKRAASFFTRQAQPPTYSAVQVQESLEQQ; encoded by the exons ATGAGTGTGGGAGGTTTCCTCCAGAACCATCGGAGGGTAAATCACAGAGGGGAAGTGTGGCCTCCTCAGTCACCCGCGGTCAGTTTCCTTCTTTCTTTCAGTCTGGTGTTTACAATTTTCAATATTGTTTTGTACCTCTGTGTGTTTTCATATTTGGAAGATCCAAGATTGTGTTTTGCCTTAATGTTAGTGTTATGTCGACTTCCCTCTGTGTGTTCTCCTGCAGCTCAAGATGTGCTTGTGTACCTGGTGGGTGACAGTGCTGTACACCTGTGTGTGGAAGGGGTTGGCTGTGTGAGTGTCCAGGAGCTAGGCCACAGTGTCAGGGAGGCTCTCCACATTCCTGATTCGGCAATGGATGTCTTTGCCTTctggctctgctctcctctgctcg aaCTGCAGTTAAAGCCGAAGCATCAGCCTTACAAACTGTGCCGCCAGTGGCAGGACCTTCTGTATCGCTTCACTGAGGCCTCGGAGGAAGACATATCTCAAG ATGAGCCGAGCCTGCAGTACAGAAGGAATGTGTTTTATCCCAAGTCTAAAGAGCTGCAG ATTGAAGACGAGGGGGTGTTGAGACTCCTTTATGATGAGGCACGGGTTAACATCCTCGCGGGCCGCTTCCCCTGTGACCCTGAGACTTGGATGGGTTTGGGCGCACTGTCTTTTGCTCTGGAGCTGGGAATTGGTCTGGATGACCAGAAAGCCACTGCTGCTTTAAG GGAGAAGAAGCTGATATCCTTCCTGCCTGTACATGTTTCAGGGGGAGGTGGGGGGCTGTTCTCTACCCTGAGGGGGAAAGGGGGCCGTCAGGCAGGGCTAGAGCATAACCTTTTGGAGGAATATCGCAAGATCAGCACCTCAGGCAGCACCCCCCTGGAGCCCACTCAGCGTTTACGCCAGTACCTCAGCACATGCCACTCTCTGCCTTACTACGG GTGTGCTTTTTTCTCGGGGGAGATCGACAAGCCAGCCCAGGGTATTCTTTATAGAGCAGGACGGAAAGCTGTCAATGTGGGGATCAGTCTGGAGGGGGTGTATGTAATAGACGTCAAAGAGAAG CACGTGCTCCTGGGCCTGCGCTTCAGTGAGCTGTCTTGGGACCACAGCTACCCTGAAGGGGAGGGTGACTCACACATCCTGTGGCTCGAATTTGATGGGGAGGAGGCTGGCACCCCTGTCAACAAGTTACTGAAGATCTACTCAAAACAA GCAGAGCTTATGAGCGGCCTTATCGAGTTCTGTGTGGAGCTACGTTCTGCAGCCGAAGGCGGGACGACCACGGAAACAGACGGCGCTGTCGGTCCATCCCATCAGCCTGCTGGACAGGCGGGGGGCAGTGGTGGAGAAGGGAACGGTCGCCGTGGCAAACTGCGTAGGCAGAACAGTGTGGTCTGCAGTCGGGTCCATACACTGAACACCATCAGCTATGTGGACAACG GTAAAGAAATCAAACGTCTGAAACCAAAGCGGGCTGCTTCCTTCTTCACCAGGCAGGCACAGCCACCAACATATTCCGCAGTACAGGTGCAAGAGAGTTTGGAGCAACAGTGA
- the LOC109874062 gene encoding vacuolar protein sorting-associated protein 51 homolog, with protein MDGDINATAPGTTPPDTDPARKRRVHGMLKLYYGLNEEGKTVDQAESMDPCDINGPHFDPEVYLNKLRRECSLGELMDQETCMVKQIRSLDSDMQTLVYENYNKFISATDTIRKMKNDFKKMEDEMDCLSTNMASITDFSARISGTLQDQHAQITKLSGVHTLLRKLQFLFELPARLNKCLELQAYAQAVSSHRRARCVLQQYSHMPSFRGIQDDCHAIMDKLAQELRQKFRDGGSSAKDLSECVELLLQLDEPAEELCDKFLSHAQSRLEADLLGLEAELRPPLSSGPTAVTDPYTGPARRLSVEPTAGSPTGPSSLNNPFLSPSSRTDILEFIDRGCNEFVSSLCLVIASYQELFVNRPQEGELASKNIPQMAIGKLHAFVDALATRYFSLVERRIQEEKSVGDNSLLVRALDRFHRRLQAVAKLLPGSAVPSQGTEIVVRAARERIKQYLAALQSFYLNSLTDVRQALAAPRLGGSSAGGGSHLGGPATGKDAPASLPELLSTLSASILNQIKSVLASVHLFTAKDITFSNKPYFKGEFCSHGVRESLVVNFIKFVCQSSRQFCESAGDRGGSTPPALLLLLSRLCLDYETSTITYILTLTDEQFLVQHHSPVTAVTALCGEAREAAQKLLNHYVKVQGLIISQMLRKSVETRDWVNTIEPRNVRAVMKRVVEDTTSIDVQVGLLYEEGVRKAHSSDSSKRTFSVYSSSRQQTRYAPSYTPSAPMDTNLLSNIHKLFSERVEIFSPVEFNKVSVLTGIIKISLKTFLECVRLRTFGRYGLQQIQVDCHYLQMYLWRFVSDENLVHFLLDEIVGSTAHRCLDPAPMEQSVIEVICERG; from the exons ATGGACGGGGATATTAATGCTACGGCTCCGGGCACCACCCCACCTGACACCGACCCAGCGCGGAAGCGCAGAGTGCACGGTATGTTGAAGCTCTACTACGGGCTGAACGAGGAAGGAAAGACCGTGGATCAAGCTGAGTCCATGGATCCTTGCGATATCAACGGGCCGCATTTCGATCCTGAGGTTTATCTCAATAAG CTCAGGAGAGAATGTTCCCTTGGAGAGCTGATGGACCAGGAGACCTGCATGGTCAAGCAGATCCGCTCCTTGGACAGTGACATGCAGACATTGGTGTATGAGAACTACAACAAGTTCATCTCTGCCACAG ACACAATCAGAAAAATGAAGAATGATTTTAAGAAGATGGAGGATGAAATGGACTGTCTCTCTACCAACATGGCTTCTATCACAGATTTCAGTGCACGCATCAGTGGGACTCTTCAGGACCAGCATGCACAGATCACCAAACTGTCAG GAGTCCACACTCTCCTGAGGAAGCTGCAGTTCCTGTTTGAGCTGCCTGCCAGGCTGAATAAGTGCCTGGAGCTGCAGGCCTATGCCCAGGCAGTGAGCTCCCATCGTCGTGCCCGCTGCGTGCTGCAGCAGTACAGCCACATGCCCTCCTTCAGGGGCATCCAGGATGACTGTCATGCCATCATGGACAAGTTGGCACAGGAGCTTAGGCAGAAATTCAG AGATGGAGGTTCGAGTGCGAAGGACCTTTCAGAGTGTGTGGAGCTTCTGCTGCAGCTGGATGAGCCGGCAGAGGAACTCTGTGACAAGTTCCTGAGTCACGCCCAGTCACGATTGGAAGCAGACCTCCTAGGACTAGAAGCGGAGCTGAGACCACCATTGTCCTCTGGACCCACAGCAGTGACAGATCCCTACACTGGCCCCGCCCGCAGATTGTCAGTTGAACCCACTGCTGGATCTCCCACTGGCCCCTCCTCTCTAAacaatcccttcctctctcccagctCAAGGACTGATATTTTGGAATTCATAGACAGAGGTTGCAATGAATTCGTCAGCAGCCTTTGCTTGGTCATTGCCTCGTACCAAGAGTTGTTTGTCAACCGTCCGCAAGAGGGTGAGCTGGCCTCCAAAAACATCCCCCAGATGGCTATTGGCAAGCTGCATGCTTTTGTGGATGCACTGGCCACCCGCTACTTCTCCCTGGTTGAGAGGAGGATACAGGAGGAGAAAAGTGTTGGAGACAACTCTCTCCTGGTCCGGGCTCTGGACCGTTTCCACCGCAGGCTCCAGGCCGTGGCCAAACTGCTGCCTGGATCTGCTGTGCCCAGCCAGGGGACTGAGATCGTAGTGCGAGCAGCCAGGGAGAGGATCAAGCAGTACCTGGCAGCCCTGCAGAGCTTCTACCTGAACAGCCTGACAGACGTGAGGCAGGCCCTAGCAGCCCCTCGGCTGGGTGGAAGCTCTGCCGGAGGTGGGTCTCATCTAGGGGGGCCAGCCACTGGGAAAGATGCTCCGGCCAGCTTGCCAGAgctcctctccactctgtctgCCTCCATTCTCAATCAGATCAAGTCAGTCCTGGCATCCGTGCACCTTTTTACTGCAAAGGACATCACCTTCTCCAACAAGCCTTACTTCAAG gGGGAGTTTTGTAGCCATGGTGTGCGTGAGAGCCTGGTGGTTAACTTCATTAAGTTTGTGTGCCAGTCCTCGCGTCAGTTCTGTGAGAGTGCAGGAGACCGGGGCGGCTCTACACCCCCTGCCCTCCTACTGCTACTGTCACGCCTCTGCCTGGACTATGAAACCTCCACCATCACCTACATCCTCACCCTCACAGATGAACAGTTTCTTGTGCAG CATCACTCTCCTGTAACTGCAGTCACAGCTTTATGTGGAGAGGCCAGAGAGGCAGCACAGAAGCTACTGAACCATTATGTCAAG GTTCAGGGCCTGATCATATCCCAGATGCTGAGAAAGAGTGTGGAGACACGAGACTGGGTCAACACCATCGAGCCACGGAATGTCCGTGCTGTGATGAAGAGAGTGGTGGAGGATACCACCTCTATTGATGTGCAG GTGGGTCTTCTCTATGAGGAGGGGGTGAGGAAAGCCCACAGCAGTGACTCCAGCAAAAGGACCTTCTCCGTCTATAGCAGTTCGAGGCAGCAAACCCGCTACGCCCCTAGCTACACACCTAG TGCTCCTATGGATACCAATCTCCTGAGTAATATACACAAGCTCTTCTCTGAGCGGGTTGAAATATTCAGTCCTGTGGAGTTTAACAAG GTCTCTGTGTTGACGGGAATCATAAAGATCAGTCTGAAGACGTTCCTGGAGTGTGTCCGCCTGCGTACCTTTGGTCGTTATGGCCTGCAACAGATTCAGGTGGACTGCCACTACCTGCAGATGTACCTCTGGCGCTTCGTCTCCGATGAGAACCTGGTCCACTTCCTGCTCGATGAGATAGTGGGCAGCACTGCCCACCGCTGTCTGGACCCCGCTCCCATGGAGCAGAGCGTCATCGAGGTCATCTGTGAGAGAGGTTAA